The Lysobacter capsici genome has a segment encoding these proteins:
- a CDS encoding TonB-dependent receptor: MKARKTILSASIVTALLMGPGLAFAQDAAPAAASQATDLDTVVVTGIRASLEKSLDTKRANVTVSEAITAEDIGKFASTNVAEAMSQIPGVTLDRRFGQGERVSIDGTDPSLNLSFLDGHPVAQAIWLYGEQPNRGFDYTLLAPEILGRLEIIKSSEARITEGSLGGTVLMHTRKPLDLDANSVAGSVSYNYSDQGSKGRPSASVLYSWKNPQENFGVSVAAQHYEEQVDRQGLEIFGYAKASTFTNAARAGLDPNAEVPNSINAAWFQQHRKRDSAVVNLQFQPNDQWNIDLQGLYIKENFDNYNQSLYSFLTWNDGTVGAVNQLGDAKNGVVTSGHSNANADPLGGTVIYDNNVRESEVVTKGIDLRTSFKGEGWGFKGQIGSSKSENENLAQYFIEPVYNGGFSWDINRGIKFDNPDAARNPANWGPAGGVANGWMGNNGVFSTESKDTYGQVDFNVEFDSAINNLQFGVRRAKHEESFDLNIYGPVNRGTLADVGTIGLTDIRGFTGDHGRHIQVGRGNVLDWVKGSPLDFNNPDAAGYLNNSWALEQTNTAAYVQADFSAGAWRGNFGVRYVESKTDASGFVYGGAPSLTDLASKWQTKSRKEDFFLPSFNVVYDTGNDVLLRFAAAKVIAWAPYNQMVNNTFLNDTTYTGSGGNAELSPYESTNFNLSAEWYFAEQSVLAASVFYKDIDNYIDSAARIERQYNSIRDTNRVVFDTTLVGFHGCTADGYCDYDIQRPRNAGKGKVKGFNVSYQQPFADTGFGMTANYTYADGENNTGDPLPYQSRDSVAISPYYEKGPLSVRLSYNWRSHYLAGGYVAGAAPASVDDYSELGASVGWKFNDNMGLSFDAMNILDEEYVQYSGNQDKPVGKYHSGRRYMAAFRFNF, from the coding sequence ATGAAAGCGCGCAAGACCATCTTGTCTGCCAGCATCGTCACGGCCCTGTTGATGGGTCCTGGCCTGGCGTTCGCCCAGGACGCGGCCCCGGCCGCCGCCTCGCAAGCCACCGATCTCGACACCGTCGTGGTCACCGGCATCCGCGCGAGCCTGGAAAAATCGCTCGACACCAAGCGGGCCAACGTGACCGTGTCCGAAGCGATCACCGCCGAGGACATCGGCAAGTTCGCCAGCACCAACGTCGCCGAAGCCATGTCGCAGATTCCGGGCGTGACCCTGGATCGTCGCTTCGGCCAGGGCGAACGCGTCAGCATCGACGGCACCGATCCGAGCCTCAACCTGTCGTTCCTCGACGGCCATCCGGTCGCGCAGGCGATCTGGCTGTACGGCGAACAGCCCAACCGCGGCTTCGACTACACCCTGCTCGCGCCGGAAATCCTCGGCCGACTGGAAATCATCAAGTCCTCGGAAGCGCGCATCACCGAAGGCAGCCTCGGCGGCACGGTGCTGATGCACACGCGCAAGCCGCTGGACCTGGACGCCAACTCGGTCGCCGGCTCGGTCAGCTACAACTACAGCGATCAGGGCAGCAAGGGCCGCCCGAGCGCCTCGGTGCTGTACAGCTGGAAGAACCCGCAGGAAAACTTCGGCGTCTCCGTCGCCGCGCAGCACTACGAAGAACAGGTCGACCGTCAGGGCCTGGAGATCTTCGGCTACGCCAAGGCCTCGACCTTCACCAACGCCGCGCGCGCCGGGCTCGACCCGAACGCGGAAGTGCCCAACTCGATCAACGCGGCCTGGTTCCAGCAGCACCGCAAGCGCGACAGCGCCGTGGTCAATCTGCAGTTCCAGCCCAACGATCAGTGGAACATCGATCTGCAGGGCCTGTACATCAAGGAAAACTTCGACAACTACAACCAGTCGTTGTACAGCTTCCTGACCTGGAACGACGGCACCGTCGGCGCGGTCAACCAGCTCGGCGACGCCAAGAACGGCGTGGTCACCAGCGGTCATTCCAACGCCAACGCCGATCCGCTCGGCGGCACGGTGATCTACGACAACAACGTGCGCGAGTCGGAAGTCGTCACCAAGGGCATCGACCTGCGTACCTCGTTCAAGGGCGAGGGCTGGGGCTTCAAGGGCCAGATCGGCAGCAGCAAGTCGGAAAACGAAAACCTGGCGCAGTACTTCATCGAGCCGGTCTACAACGGCGGCTTCAGCTGGGACATCAACCGCGGCATCAAGTTCGACAACCCCGACGCCGCGCGCAATCCGGCCAACTGGGGTCCCGCCGGCGGCGTGGCCAACGGCTGGATGGGCAACAACGGCGTGTTCTCCACCGAGAGCAAGGACACCTACGGCCAGGTCGATTTCAATGTCGAGTTCGACAGCGCGATCAACAACCTGCAGTTCGGCGTGCGTCGCGCCAAGCATGAGGAGTCGTTCGACCTCAACATCTACGGCCCGGTCAACCGCGGCACCTTGGCCGACGTGGGCACCATCGGCCTGACCGACATCCGCGGTTTCACCGGCGACCACGGCCGCCACATCCAGGTCGGCCGCGGCAACGTGCTCGACTGGGTCAAGGGCAGCCCGCTGGACTTCAACAACCCCGACGCGGCCGGCTACCTCAACAACAGCTGGGCGCTGGAACAGACCAACACCGCCGCTTACGTGCAGGCCGACTTCTCGGCCGGCGCCTGGCGCGGCAACTTCGGCGTGCGGTACGTGGAGTCCAAGACCGACGCCAGCGGCTTCGTCTACGGCGGCGCGCCGAGCCTGACCGATCTGGCCAGCAAGTGGCAGACCAAGTCGAGGAAGGAGGATTTCTTCCTGCCGTCGTTCAACGTCGTCTACGACACCGGCAACGACGTGCTGCTGCGTTTCGCCGCGGCCAAGGTGATCGCCTGGGCGCCGTACAACCAGATGGTCAACAACACCTTCCTCAACGACACCACCTACACCGGCAGCGGCGGCAACGCCGAACTGTCGCCGTACGAGTCGACCAACTTCAACCTGTCGGCCGAGTGGTACTTCGCCGAGCAGTCGGTGCTGGCCGCCTCGGTGTTCTACAAGGACATCGACAACTACATCGACAGCGCGGCCCGGATCGAGCGTCAGTACAACTCGATCCGCGACACCAACCGCGTGGTGTTCGACACCACCCTGGTCGGTTTCCACGGCTGCACCGCCGACGGTTATTGCGATTACGACATCCAGCGTCCGCGCAACGCCGGCAAGGGCAAGGTCAAGGGCTTCAACGTCAGCTACCAGCAGCCGTTCGCCGACACCGGCTTCGGCATGACCGCGAACTACACCTACGCCGACGGCGAGAACAACACCGGCGATCCGCTGCCGTACCAGTCGCGCGACAGCGTCGCGATCAGCCCGTACTACGAGAAGGGCCCGCTGAGCGTGCGCCTGTCGTACAACTGGCG
- a CDS encoding glucokinase, giving the protein MSAAPRLTAAVNASEGSFIAADVGGTHTRVGLVRPGSDATVAVLAHRKYVCADYPGLAAILAEFIAGNGVGVDRVVIATAGVVLDDEVVNSNLPWRISLSQLRSELGLHEVLVINDFQANANAAQCMAPADSTLLTPGVGDSDATAGPVLVIGPGTGLGAAVRIPHGNSTVVLPTESGHTAFAPGNAREADMLRLAQQRGQTHVPTEYFVSGPGLVNLYSALCTLSGADASLRAPAAITDAARRGEAIAREAVLTFCALLGSVIGDLTVISGAKSVFIAGGILPQLKDFVPDSQFHARMLDKGVMRPVLERVPVRLIENERLGVIGAASWYLQHLAQTAADAEPAPRHPMQ; this is encoded by the coding sequence ATGAGCGCCGCGCCCAGGCTGACCGCGGCCGTGAATGCGTCCGAGGGCAGCTTCATCGCCGCCGATGTCGGCGGCACCCATACCCGCGTCGGCCTGGTGCGTCCGGGTAGCGACGCGACCGTGGCCGTGCTCGCCCACCGCAAGTACGTGTGCGCCGATTACCCCGGGCTGGCCGCGATCCTGGCCGAGTTCATCGCCGGCAACGGCGTGGGCGTGGACCGGGTGGTGATCGCCACCGCCGGCGTCGTGCTCGACGACGAGGTGGTCAATTCCAATCTTCCCTGGCGCATCTCGCTGTCGCAGCTGCGCAGCGAACTGGGCCTGCACGAAGTGCTGGTCATCAACGATTTCCAGGCCAACGCCAACGCCGCGCAGTGCATGGCGCCGGCCGACTCCACCCTGCTCACCCCGGGTGTCGGCGACTCCGACGCCACCGCCGGCCCGGTGCTGGTGATCGGCCCGGGCACCGGCCTGGGCGCGGCGGTGCGCATTCCGCACGGCAACAGCACCGTGGTGCTGCCGACCGAATCGGGCCACACCGCGTTCGCGCCGGGCAACGCGCGCGAAGCCGACATGCTGCGCCTGGCCCAGCAACGCGGCCAGACCCACGTACCGACCGAATACTTCGTCTCCGGCCCCGGGCTGGTGAATCTGTACAGCGCGCTGTGCACGCTCAGCGGCGCGGACGCCTCGCTGCGCGCGCCGGCGGCGATCACCGACGCCGCGCGCCGCGGCGAAGCGATCGCGCGCGAAGCGGTGCTGACCTTCTGCGCGCTGCTAGGCAGCGTGATCGGCGATCTGACCGTGATCAGCGGCGCCAAGTCGGTGTTCATCGCCGGCGGCATCCTGCCGCAACTCAAGGACTTCGTGCCCGACAGCCAGTTCCACGCCCGCATGCTCGACAAGGGCGTGATGCGGCCGGTGCTCGAACGCGTGCCGGTGCGGCTGATCGAAAACGAACGGCTCGGCGTGATCGGCGCGGCGAGCTGGTACCTGCAGCACCTGGCGCAGACGGCGGCCGACGCCGAGCCCGCGCCGCGGCACCCCATGCAGTAA
- a CDS encoding sugar MFS transporter, whose product MSVSNANVQPRYLGSIAIIGALFFVFGFVTWLNGPLIAFAQLAFDLDEVGAFLVPMAFYLSYFFLAVPSSAILRRTGMKRGMALGLLVMAIGAAVFGEFTTQRWYPGALGGLFVIGAGLAVLQTAVNPYISILGPIEGAAQRIAVMGICNKIAGILAPIVLGTMVLHGMGDLAEQVKAADPATKAQLLNTFASSIHGPYLLMAGLLALLAVGVLFSPLPELRAAEANRSASDGAGDSRSLLRYPHLWLGALCIFVYVGVEVMAGDAIGTYGHSFGLPLDKTKFFTSLTLGGMLVGYVVGLIVIPRFISQERYLSLSAVLGVVLTIGAFATHGYVSVGFVAALGFANAMMWPAIFPLGIRGLGRHTEVGSAVMIMGIAGGAVVPQLYAVLKQHLDFQLVFLLLMVPCYLYILYFAQAGHKVGLRDRRGAAAGAVAASSSN is encoded by the coding sequence ATGTCGGTTTCCAACGCCAACGTTCAGCCGCGGTATCTGGGCTCGATCGCGATCATCGGCGCGCTGTTCTTCGTGTTCGGTTTCGTCACCTGGCTCAACGGGCCGTTGATCGCCTTCGCCCAGCTCGCCTTCGATCTCGACGAGGTCGGCGCGTTCCTGGTGCCGATGGCCTTCTATCTTTCGTACTTCTTTCTCGCCGTGCCGTCCTCGGCGATCCTGCGCCGCACCGGCATGAAACGCGGCATGGCGCTGGGCCTTCTGGTGATGGCGATCGGCGCGGCGGTGTTCGGCGAGTTCACCACCCAGCGCTGGTACCCCGGCGCGCTCGGCGGTCTGTTCGTGATCGGCGCGGGCCTGGCGGTGCTGCAGACCGCGGTCAATCCCTACATCAGCATCCTCGGCCCGATCGAGGGCGCGGCGCAGCGCATCGCGGTGATGGGCATATGCAACAAGATCGCCGGCATCCTCGCGCCGATCGTGCTCGGCACGATGGTGCTGCACGGCATGGGCGACCTGGCCGAGCAGGTCAAGGCGGCCGATCCGGCCACCAAGGCGCAGTTGCTCAATACTTTCGCCTCCAGCATCCACGGGCCGTATCTGCTGATGGCCGGGTTGCTGGCGCTGCTCGCGGTCGGCGTGCTGTTTTCGCCGTTGCCCGAGTTGCGCGCGGCCGAGGCCAATCGCTCCGCGTCCGACGGCGCCGGCGACAGCCGCAGCCTGCTGCGCTACCCGCACCTGTGGCTCGGCGCGCTGTGCATCTTCGTCTACGTCGGCGTGGAGGTGATGGCCGGCGACGCGATCGGCACCTACGGCCACAGCTTCGGCCTGCCGCTGGACAAGACCAAGTTCTTCACCTCGCTGACCCTGGGCGGGATGCTGGTCGGTTACGTGGTCGGTCTGATCGTGATTCCGCGCTTCATCTCGCAGGAGCGCTATCTGAGCCTGTCGGCGGTGCTCGGCGTGGTGCTGACGATCGGCGCGTTCGCGACCCACGGCTATGTGTCGGTGGGGTTCGTGGCGGCGCTGGGGTTCGCCAACGCGATGATGTGGCCGGCGATCTTTCCGCTGGGCATCCGCGGGCTGGGCCGGCACACCGAGGTCGGTTCGGCGGTGATGATCATGGGCATCGCCGGCGGCGCGGTGGTCCCGCAGCTGTACGCGGTGCTCAAGCAGCACCTGGATTTCCAGCTGGTGTTCCTGCTGCTGATGGTGCCGTGCTACCTGTACATCCTGTACTTCGCCCAGGCCGGGCATAAGGTCGGCCTGCGCGATCGCCGCGGCGCGGCGGCGGGCGCGGTGGCGGCGTCTTCTTCGAATTGA
- a CDS encoding lysophospholipid acyltransferase family protein — protein MNAPPPHAGAVAPTGAQTARALRYLVRVPLLLWHVLIHLPLLLLLTSPLTAQLPIGAETLEHRLIRAWSAGLMRIFGFRLRRVGTPLAGATLFVANHVSWVDIEILHSQRMMGFVAKREIASWPVVGWLAARGETIFHHRGNTESLGGVLHEMLARLRAGRSVGVFPEGGTRGGGEIGPFHARIFLAAVEAGVPVQPVALRYGEHGDAQAVVAFQDKESFFANFLRLLGEPGRLAEVHFLTPIAPGEADGRRRIAELARQRIVEAMAS, from the coding sequence ATGAATGCGCCGCCTCCCCACGCCGGCGCGGTCGCGCCTACCGGCGCGCAGACCGCGCGCGCGCTGCGTTACCTCGTCCGTGTGCCCCTGCTGCTGTGGCATGTGCTCATCCACCTGCCGCTGTTGCTGCTGCTCACCTCGCCGCTGACCGCGCAATTGCCGATCGGCGCCGAAACCCTGGAACATCGTCTGATCCGCGCCTGGTCGGCCGGGTTGATGCGGATCTTCGGCTTCCGCCTGCGCCGGGTCGGCACGCCGCTGGCAGGGGCGACGCTGTTCGTGGCCAACCACGTCAGCTGGGTCGACATCGAGATCCTGCACAGCCAGCGGATGATGGGCTTCGTCGCCAAGCGCGAGATCGCCAGCTGGCCGGTGGTCGGTTGGCTGGCCGCGCGCGGCGAGACCATCTTCCATCACCGCGGCAACACCGAATCGCTCGGCGGCGTGCTGCACGAAATGCTCGCGCGCCTGCGCGCCGGGCGCTCGGTCGGCGTGTTCCCCGAGGGCGGCACCCGCGGCGGCGGCGAGATCGGCCCGTTCCATGCGCGCATCTTCCTGGCCGCGGTCGAGGCCGGCGTGCCGGTGCAACCGGTGGCGCTGCGCTACGGCGAGCACGGCGATGCCCAGGCGGTGGTTGCGTTCCAGGACAAGGAAAGCTTCTTCGCCAATTTCCTGCGCCTGCTCGGCGAACCCGGCCGGCTGGCCGAAGTGCATTTCCTGACCCCGATCGCGCCCGGCGAAGCCGATGGCCGCCGCCGTATCGCCGAACTGGCGCGGCAGCGCATCGTCGAGGCGATGGCGAGCTGA
- a CDS encoding YheT family hydrolase has protein sequence MTAADYAPPRWLRNAHVQSALGSSPLRRRHAERRLAQVGAHTQPHLIETGDGVRLHGLHSAMPGVKARGLVLLLHGWEGSADSNYMRLTAARLLESGFEVFRLNFRDHGDTHHLNEGLFHSNRIDEVVEATAEIARRFPLRPLSVAGYSLGGNFALRLALRAPQAGLPLTHVAAVCPVLDPGRTMASMESGLPLYLWYFERKWRESLSRKRKLFPGVHDFDDRTLGLSMRPLTQWMVERHTDFGTLERYFEGYSVAGSRLAQVQVPVSILMAVDDPVIPVADFNDLELPAHSRLEVAPWGGHCGFLENAHLDGFAERWIADRMESMASG, from the coding sequence CTGACCGCCGCCGACTACGCGCCACCGCGCTGGTTACGCAATGCGCACGTGCAGTCGGCGCTGGGATCGAGCCCGCTGCGCCGGCGCCACGCGGAGCGGCGTCTGGCGCAGGTCGGCGCGCACACCCAGCCGCATCTGATCGAAACCGGCGACGGCGTGCGCCTGCACGGCCTGCACAGCGCGATGCCGGGAGTGAAGGCGCGCGGCCTGGTGCTGCTGCTGCACGGCTGGGAAGGCAGCGCCGATTCCAACTACATGCGCCTGACCGCGGCGCGGTTGCTCGAGAGCGGGTTCGAAGTGTTCCGGCTGAATTTCCGCGATCACGGCGACACCCATCACCTCAACGAAGGCCTGTTCCACTCCAACCGCATCGACGAGGTGGTCGAAGCCACCGCCGAGATCGCCCGGCGTTTTCCGCTGCGGCCGTTGTCGGTGGCGGGGTATTCGCTGGGCGGCAATTTCGCCCTGCGCCTGGCGCTGCGCGCGCCGCAGGCCGGCCTGCCGCTGACCCACGTGGCCGCGGTGTGTCCGGTGCTCGATCCGGGCCGGACCATGGCCTCGATGGAGTCGGGATTGCCGCTGTACCTGTGGTACTTCGAGCGCAAGTGGCGCGAATCCCTGTCGCGCAAGCGCAAGTTGTTTCCGGGCGTGCACGATTTCGACGATCGCACCCTGGGCCTGAGCATGCGGCCGCTGACCCAGTGGATGGTCGAGCGGCATACCGACTTCGGCACCCTGGAGCGCTATTTCGAAGGCTATTCGGTCGCCGGCTCGCGCCTGGCGCAGGTCCAGGTGCCGGTGAGCATCCTGATGGCGGTCGACGACCCGGTGATCCCGGTGGCGGATTTCAACGATCTGGAGTTGCCGGCGCATTCGCGGCTGGAGGTCGCGCCGTGGGGCGGGCATTGCGGGTTCCTGGAGAACGCGCATCTGGATGGGTTCGCCGAGCGCTGGATCGCGGATCGGATGGAGTCGATGGCGTCGGGGTGA
- a CDS encoding tetratricopeptide repeat protein produces the protein MYESILDALRRGAADQALSAAEQALAADPQDATAHRLHAAALRLSGDREGAVAALDRAIGITPEDAQLYLERAGAQLDGRQLDEAQASLARAIGLDPNQFPAYIMKAQLAIVRGDLDEAERLGRTAARIAPEHPQVSTIEGVLALRRGDADRALAVLSHASTLAPDDPQVLHGLGFAYLAKGHLAFAEQAFTTLAERHPEQPTLQLLIADLLRLQQRFGDAADRIADLAQRDDAGFGVKRWAGELELDAGRPERALPLLRAAFDAHPYDPRTLNGIIAAWRSLDDADGAREALEGALARHPQAADLWRARLVLEPFGDAAALAVIDRWQQAMPGHIAALEARAAVHDQAGEHEQAVAIAHRIVELSPGDVRAEMRIVQDLAERDPDAAAERIERLIGMAVDPQVKRELRQMLGRSLDLADQPEAAAATWAELHAEVVDQRLPFNTVSKRGGGEWPALAPVADGTRGILLLWGAPGSRVERIGQVLGAVGAPLLIDRFGGQPPSDPLQRYGSVDELLSGALDPAFLVKMYRAALPARGVGDGPVFDWLLWWDNALLRAMRPYLSEALLLIAVRDPRDMLLDWLAYGSPTPYALPSPEQGARWLAQTLEQVADLHEGDLFPHKLVKLDETGDEPTAIAQVLADALRVQVSLPNGLSLPQRLPDGRWRQYAEPLAEAFALLAPVARRLGYPHT, from the coding sequence ATGTACGAATCCATCCTCGATGCCCTGCGCCGCGGCGCGGCGGATCAGGCGCTGAGCGCCGCCGAACAGGCGCTGGCGGCCGACCCGCAAGACGCGACCGCGCACCGCCTGCATGCGGCCGCGCTGCGCCTGAGCGGCGATCGCGAAGGCGCCGTGGCGGCGCTCGACCGCGCCATCGGCATCACCCCGGAGGACGCGCAGCTGTACCTGGAACGCGCCGGCGCCCAGCTCGACGGCCGCCAGCTCGACGAGGCCCAGGCCTCGCTCGCGCGCGCGATCGGGCTCGATCCGAACCAGTTCCCGGCCTACATCATGAAAGCCCAGCTGGCGATCGTGCGCGGCGATCTGGACGAGGCCGAGCGCCTGGGCCGCACCGCCGCGCGGATCGCGCCGGAGCACCCGCAGGTCAGCACCATCGAAGGCGTGCTCGCGCTGCGCCGCGGCGACGCCGACCGCGCGCTGGCGGTGCTCAGCCACGCCTCGACCCTGGCCCCGGACGACCCGCAGGTGCTGCACGGCCTGGGCTTCGCCTACCTGGCCAAGGGCCATCTGGCGTTCGCCGAACAGGCCTTCACCACCCTGGCCGAGCGCCATCCCGAACAGCCGACCCTGCAGTTGCTGATCGCCGATCTGCTGCGTCTGCAGCAGCGCTTCGGCGATGCCGCCGACCGCATCGCCGACCTGGCCCAGCGCGACGATGCCGGCTTCGGCGTCAAGCGCTGGGCCGGTGAGCTGGAACTCGACGCCGGCCGCCCCGAGCGCGCGCTGCCGCTGCTGCGCGCCGCGTTCGACGCCCATCCCTACGACCCGCGCACGCTCAACGGCATCATCGCCGCCTGGCGCAGCCTGGACGACGCCGACGGCGCGCGCGAGGCGCTCGAAGGCGCGCTCGCGCGGCATCCGCAAGCCGCCGACCTGTGGCGCGCGCGGCTGGTGCTGGAGCCGTTCGGCGACGCCGCCGCGCTGGCCGTGATCGACCGCTGGCAGCAGGCCATGCCCGGCCATATCGCCGCGCTGGAAGCGCGCGCGGCGGTCCACGACCAAGCCGGCGAACACGAGCAGGCCGTCGCCATCGCCCATCGCATCGTCGAACTGAGCCCGGGCGACGTGCGCGCCGAGATGCGCATCGTCCAGGACCTGGCCGAGCGCGATCCCGACGCCGCCGCCGAGCGCATCGAGCGCCTGATCGGCATGGCGGTGGACCCGCAGGTCAAGCGCGAGCTGCGGCAGATGCTCGGCCGCAGCCTCGATCTGGCCGACCAGCCCGAGGCCGCCGCGGCGACCTGGGCCGAGTTGCATGCCGAAGTCGTCGACCAGCGCCTGCCGTTCAACACGGTCAGCAAGCGCGGCGGCGGCGAATGGCCGGCGTTGGCGCCGGTCGCCGACGGCACCCGCGGCATCCTGCTGCTGTGGGGCGCGCCGGGTTCGCGGGTCGAACGCATCGGCCAGGTGCTCGGCGCGGTCGGCGCGCCGCTGCTGATCGACCGCTTCGGCGGACAGCCGCCGAGCGATCCGCTGCAACGCTACGGCTCGGTCGACGAACTGCTCAGCGGCGCATTGGACCCGGCGTTCCTGGTCAAGATGTACCGCGCGGCGCTGCCCGCGCGCGGCGTCGGCGACGGCCCGGTGTTCGACTGGCTGCTGTGGTGGGACAACGCCCTGCTGCGGGCGATGCGTCCGTATCTGTCCGAAGCCTTGCTGCTGATCGCGGTGCGCGACCCGCGCGACATGCTGCTGGACTGGCTGGCCTACGGCAGCCCGACCCCGTACGCGCTGCCCTCGCCCGAACAGGGCGCGCGCTGGCTGGCGCAGACCCTGGAGCAGGTCGCCGACCTGCACGAGGGCGATCTGTTCCCGCACAAGCTGGTCAAGCTGGACGAAACCGGCGACGAGCCGACCGCGATCGCCCAGGTCCTGGCCGACGCGCTGCGCGTGCAGGTGTCGCTGCCCAACGGCCTGAGCCTGCCGCAGCGCTTGCCCGACGGCCGCTGGCGCCAGTACGCCGAGCCGTTGGCCGAGGCGTTCGCGCTGCTGGCCCCGGTCGCGCGTCGCCTGGGTTATCCGCATACCTGA
- a CDS encoding YbhB/YbcL family Raf kinase inhibitor-like protein, which yields MRIHSNSFQHRQRLPAEFAAGQATADGFGFAPNRNPHLAWDEVPEGTRSFVLLCIDPDVPTVPELVGRADVQIPEHQVRADFIHWVVADIAAEVREIAAGSCSDGVTAHGKRDPAGPQGARQGINDYTGWFAGDPDMAGDWYGYDGPFPPPNDLRLHRYFFRIFALDVERLPLDARFTAADALHAMHGHVLGEASIYGTYSLNPSVKG from the coding sequence ATGCGCATCCACAGCAACAGCTTCCAGCACCGCCAGCGCCTGCCGGCCGAGTTCGCCGCCGGCCAGGCCACCGCCGACGGCTTCGGCTTCGCGCCCAACCGCAATCCGCATCTGGCCTGGGACGAAGTCCCCGAGGGCACGCGTTCGTTCGTGCTGCTGTGCATCGACCCGGACGTGCCGACCGTGCCCGAACTGGTCGGCCGCGCCGACGTGCAGATTCCCGAGCATCAGGTGCGCGCCGACTTCATCCACTGGGTGGTCGCCGACATCGCCGCCGAGGTGCGCGAGATCGCCGCGGGCAGCTGCAGCGACGGCGTCACCGCGCACGGCAAGCGCGATCCGGCCGGGCCGCAAGGCGCGCGTCAGGGCATCAACGATTACACCGGCTGGTTCGCCGGCGATCCGGACATGGCCGGCGACTGGTACGGCTACGACGGCCCGTTCCCGCCGCCCAACGACCTGCGCCTGCACCGCTATTTCTTCCGCATCTTCGCCCTGGACGTCGAGCGCCTGCCGCTGGACGCGCGCTTCACCGCCGCCGATGCGCTGCATGCGATGCACGGCCATGTGCTCGGCGAGGCGTCGATCTATGGCACCTATTCGCTCAATCCTTCGGTAAAGGGCTAA
- a CDS encoding SDR family oxidoreductase, with translation MSADRVAIVTGASRGIGAAIARELSAQGLSLALTARSRAELDALAAQLPRPALAIDADLSEPAAAARIVEATLAHYGRLDAVVNNAGATPRGDFLKFSDADWDAGFALKFFGAVRLCRAAWPALVASGGAIVNIAGIGGRTGNAEFAIGGSVNAALLNLTKALADRGVGDGVRVNAVNPSSIATERTQVRIDAIARERDLDPAQAAHELARKLGVARFGEPAEIARVVAFLVSDAASYMQGAIVDVDGGQTRTL, from the coding sequence ATGAGCGCGGACCGCGTCGCCATCGTCACCGGCGCCAGCCGCGGCATCGGCGCGGCGATCGCGCGCGAGTTGTCGGCGCAGGGCCTGTCGCTGGCGCTGACCGCGCGTTCGCGCGCCGAACTCGACGCGCTGGCCGCGCAATTGCCGCGGCCGGCGTTGGCGATCGACGCCGACCTGTCCGAGCCGGCCGCCGCGGCGCGCATCGTCGAGGCCACGCTGGCGCATTACGGCCGTCTCGATGCCGTGGTCAACAATGCCGGCGCGACCCCGCGCGGCGATTTCCTCAAGTTTTCCGACGCCGACTGGGACGCGGGTTTCGCGCTCAAGTTCTTCGGCGCGGTGCGCCTGTGCCGCGCGGCGTGGCCGGCGCTGGTCGCCAGCGGCGGCGCGATCGTCAACATCGCCGGCATCGGCGGACGCACCGGCAATGCCGAGTTCGCGATCGGCGGTTCGGTCAACGCCGCGCTGCTGAACCTGACCAAGGCGCTGGCCGATCGCGGGGTCGGCGACGGCGTGCGGGTCAACGCGGTCAATCCCAGTTCTATCGCGACCGAGCGCACCCAGGTGCGGATCGATGCGATCGCCCGCGAGCGCGACCTCGACCCCGCCCAGGCCGCGCACGAACTCGCGCGCAAACTCGGCGTGGCGCGCTTCGGCGAACCGGCCGAAATCGCCCGGGTGGTGGCGTTCCTCGTCTCCGACGCGGCCAGTTACATGCAAGGCGCGATCGTCGATGTCGACGGCGGCCAGACCCGCACTCTGTAA
- a CDS encoding RDD family protein produces MDDNQNPYHAPQAEVRRAERVARLVTASRGQRFIHYLIDTLACYAIMFAAMLVYVGIGGEAVVTALQEPNPLRNVLISVTMILVYYVPLEGMFGVTLGKLVTGTRVVDEQGRPPSWGQVLGRTFARLIPFEAFSLLFSREDRVSGWHDRLPKTLVVRIR; encoded by the coding sequence ATGGACGACAACCAGAACCCTTATCACGCGCCACAGGCCGAAGTGCGTCGGGCCGAACGCGTCGCCCGTTTGGTCACCGCCAGCCGTGGGCAGCGCTTCATCCACTACCTGATCGACACCCTGGCCTGCTACGCGATCATGTTCGCGGCGATGCTGGTCTACGTCGGCATCGGCGGCGAGGCCGTGGTGACCGCGCTGCAGGAACCCAATCCGCTACGCAACGTGCTGATCAGCGTGACGATGATCCTGGTGTATTACGTGCCGTTGGAAGGCATGTTCGGCGTCACCCTGGGCAAATTGGTCACCGGCACCCGCGTGGTCGACGAACAGGGCCGTCCGCCGAGCTGGGGTCAGGTGCTCGGCCGCACTTTCGCGCGGCTGATCCCGTTCGAAGCGTTCTCGCTGCTGTTCTCGCGCGAGGACCGCGTCTCCGGCTGGCACGATCGCCTGCCCAAGACCCTGGTTGTGCGCATCCGCTAA